A genomic stretch from Candidatus Melainabacteria bacterium includes:
- a CDS encoding sigma-70 family RNA polymerase sigma factor — protein MLNSRCTKTTLSLVPVSNGVEQLPDHDLVLLAQGRDKQAFGILVRRHQSSIRAHLYQLAPDSSDRADFEQEVLIRMWRSIGSLRNTASLKSWLRQIATNIFYDSLRKKPGLKVVSLDEPYPNDGDENATRDIADSSALPEEVMQRAELMSEIEIALNKLPEQFRTAMILREMHGLSYDEIAILTNSEKGTVKSRISRARDKVQTSMASYFKDCA, from the coding sequence ATGTTGAATAGTAGATGTACAAAGACCACACTTAGCCTGGTACCGGTCTCGAACGGTGTGGAACAGTTGCCTGATCATGACCTGGTCTTGCTTGCTCAAGGCAGAGATAAGCAAGCATTTGGCATCCTCGTCAGGCGGCATCAATCATCTATTCGTGCGCATCTCTATCAGCTTGCGCCCGATAGCAGTGACCGGGCAGACTTCGAGCAAGAAGTGCTTATCCGCATGTGGCGCTCAATTGGTTCGCTTCGCAATACGGCCAGTTTGAAATCGTGGTTGAGACAGATCGCGACAAACATTTTTTACGACAGTCTGAGGAAAAAGCCCGGGCTGAAGGTGGTTTCCCTGGACGAGCCGTATCCTAACGATGGAGACGAAAATGCCACACGGGATATAGCAGACAGTTCGGCTCTACCTGAAGAGGTTATGCAAAGAGCAGAGCTCATGTCGGAAATTGAAATTGCACTGAACAAACTACCGGAACAATTCCGTACTGCCATGATACTGCGTGAAATGCACGGGCTGTCTTATGATGAAATTGCGATTCTGACAAATTCTGAGAAGGGAACTGTTAAGTCACGTATTTCCAGGGCGCGCGACAAAGTGCAGACTTCGATGGCATCATATTTCAAAGACTGCGCGTAA